The following proteins come from a genomic window of Eleginops maclovinus isolate JMC-PN-2008 ecotype Puerto Natales chromosome 8, JC_Emac_rtc_rv5, whole genome shotgun sequence:
- the chd1 gene encoding chromodomain-helicase-DNA-binding protein 1 isoform X2, with protein MAGRSEEESVSNSGGESSNSDDESGSGSGSASGSASGSSSSSSSSSSQSGSSDSGSGSDSGSGSDSDTEKAKEKIEPPNKSNIDGAEFWKSNPSILAVQRSAMLRKQQLQQQQQQQQQQQQQQRQSSSNSGSDEDSSSSDGSDSSSGSKRRRNSGSSGSGSGSGSGSGSGSDSSAEEKSEETASDYEPSHKIKSRKPPTKMNYRNGKKSSNQKKKKSQNHSSSDDEDDEYKKAASAGPRRQATVNVSYKEDDDLKTDSDDLVEVLGEDVPQPEEDEFETLERVMECRIGRKRATGSVTTVYAIEADGDPNANYNPNKEPGDVQYLIKWKNWAHIHNTWETEETLKLQNVKGMKKLDNFKKKDAEKKRWLKAASPEDIEYFNCQEELMDDLHSQYQIVERIIGMLSTSHVPLNTFNAFLGFLPLNASLCAGHSNQKSAAGYPDYLCKWQGLPYSECSWEDGALIGKKFQKCIDNYMSRNQSKNIPFRDCKVLKQRPRFVPMKKQPTYIGGEGLELRDYQLDSLNWMAHSWCKGHSCILADEMGLGKTIQTISFLNYLFNEHQLYGPFLLVVPLSTLTSWQREIQLWAPHLNFVVYLGDISSRNMIRTHEWMHVHNKRLKFNILLTTYEILLKDKSFLGAVSWAFIGVDEAHRLKNDDSLLYKTMMEFKSNHRLLITGTPLQNSLKELWSLLHFIMPEKFHSWELFEEAHGKGRDSGYASLHKELEPFLLRRVKKDVEKSLPAKVEQILRVEMSAIQKQYYKWILTRNYKALSKGTKGSTSGFLNVMMELKKCCNHCYLIKTPDEIEFLNRAEALQQLIRSSGKLVLLDKLLVRLKDRGHRVLIFSQMVRMLDILAEYLKSRQFLFQRLDGSIKGEMRKQALDHFNAEGSEDFCFLLSTRAGGLGINLASADTVVIFDSDWNPQNDLQAQARAHRIGQKRQVNIYRLVTKSSVEEEIIERAKKKMVLDHLVIQRMDTTGKTVLHTGSAPSSSAPFNKEELSSILKFGAEELFKEPEGEEQEPQEMDIDEILKRAETRENDPGPSTVGEELLSQFKVANFSMMDEEDLDMDSERSQRSWDDIIPEEQRRRMEEEERQKELEEIYLLPRMRNCAKQTSFNASSGRQSRNRRYSGSDSDSPSDRKRPKKRGRPRTIPRENIKGFSDAEIRRFVKSYKKFGGPLERLDAIARDAELVDKSEHDLKRLAETVHNGCVRTLRENPCGPEKSSGRRGKVKGPTFRISGVQVNAKLVISHEEELAPLHKAIPADPEERKKYMIPCHSKAAHFDIEWGKEDDSSLLIGIYEYGYGSWEMIKMDPDLNLTHKLLPDDPDKKPQAKQLQTRADYLIKLLSKDLAKKEAQKQAGTANSRKRKPRSKKSKTQKPIKTEEVPKSTSSDPPSDKRSDDEDEIEEEKEVTPVKTPSRRARADRTVLKEEEDDEEEEEEEEEEDEDEEPEQEEVSSSGETEIKEKEIKKESKKEKKEDSWDTQAKEPKEKKEPKPLEAVYKEESLEKNEVKTKKAGDVPVDITVSGETGPVSEESEELDQRTFSVCKERMRPVKAALKQLDRPEKGLSEREQLEHTRQCLIKIGDHITECLKEYSNPEQIKQWRKNLWIFVSKFTEFDARKLHKLYKHAIKKRQENAQAMEQNTRNANTHGYKNTDIERLKDNSHQDDSSRDSYSSDRYPPSGRHHESSSKDRHSSEPHRKSSGGESRKRPYTSFSNGKDHRDRDHYRPDSRDRDRDRDRDRDRQDRYYNDSKHRKLDEFRSRDHRLDMKDHSHSDHRSSYRYHSDWQAEQRASASGPRSPRDQRSPYDSRSPMGHRSPFDYSSDHKSTPEQIWSSRKT; from the exons ATGGCTGGACGCAGTGAGGAGGAAAGTGTAAGCAACAGTGGTGGAGAATCAAG TAATTCTGATGATGAATCCGGTTCTGGATCGGGCTCAGCGTCAGGGTCCGCCTCAGGGTCCAgttccagctcctccagcagcagcagccaatcagggaGCAGTGACTCAGGAAGTGGCTCAGACTCTGGCAGCGGGTCAGATTCTGACACAGAGAAAGCCAAGGAAAAGATCGAACCGCCAAATAAGTCAAACATCGACGGAGCTGAG TTCTGGAAATCCAACCCAAGTATCCTAGCAGTGCAAAGATCTGCTATGCTCAGGAAACAGCAGCttcagcaacagcaacaacagcagcagcagcagcagcaacagcagagaCAAAGCTCCTCAAACAGTGGATCTGATGAG GACTCGTCAAGTAGCGATGGATCCGACTCATCGAGTGGATCCAAAAGGAGAAGAAATTCAGGCTCCTCTGGGTCCGGATCAGGCTCTGGATCTGGGAGTGGTTCAGGATCAGACTCATCCGCCGAGGAGAAGAGTGAAGAGACGGCATCAGACTATGAGCCGAGTCACAAAATCAAAAGCAGAAAGCCCCCGACAAA GATGAATTATCGGAACGGGAAGAAGAGCAGtaaccagaagaagaagaagtcccAGAATCATTCTTCTTCTGACGACGAGGACGACGAGTACAAGAAGGCGGCGTCGGCGGGGCCACGGCGGCAGGCCACGGTCAACGTCAGCTACAAGGAGGACGACGACCTGAAGACGGATTCCGACGACCTGGTGGAGGTTCTCGGTGAAGATGTCCCGCAGCCTGAGGAGGACGAGTTTGAGACGCTGGAGAGAGTAATGGAATGCAGGATAGGGAGGAAAAGAG CAACGGGAAGTGTCACCACTGTGTACGCCATAGAAGCAGACGGGGACCCCAACGCCAACTACAATCCCAACAAAGAGCCCGGTGACGTCCAGTATCTGATAAAGTGGAAGAACTGGGCGCACATCCACAACACCTGGGAGACGGAGGAGACGCTCAAGTTACAGAACGTCAAGGGCATGAAGAAACTGGACAACTTCAAGAAGAAGGACGCGGAGAAGAAGAGATG GTTAAAGGCGGCGTCACCGGAGGATATCGAGTATTTCAACTGTCAGGAAGAGTTAATGGACGACTTGCACTCTCAGTACCAGATTGTGGAGCGAATCATAGGTATGCTCTCCACATCACATGTTCCTCTGAATACTTTCAATGCTTTCCTTGGTTTCCTGCCACTAAATGCATCTCTCTGTGCAGGACATTCAAACCAGAAGTCAGCAGCGGGTTACCCAGACTACCTGTGCAAGTGGCAGGGTCTTCCATATTCGGAGTGCAGCTGGGAGGACGGCGCTCTGATCGGCAAGAAGTTCCAGAAGTGCATCGACAACTACATGAGCAGAAACCAGTCCAAGAACATTCCTTTCAGAGACTGCAAG GTGCTCAAACAGAGACCCAGGTTTGTGCCGATGAAGAAGCAGCCAACGTACATAGGGGGTGAAGGACTGGAGCTCCGAGACTACCAGCTGGACAGTTTGAACTGGATGGCCCACTCGTGGTGCAA AGGCCACAGTTGCATTCTTGCGGATGAGATGGGTTTAGGGAAGACCATCCAGACAATCTCCTTCCTCAATTACCTGTTCAACGAGCACCAGCTGTACGGACCCTTCCTGTTGGTTGTGCCTCTCTCCACGCTCACCTCCTGGCAGAGAGAGATCCAGCTTTGGGCCCCTCATTTGAACTTTGTCGTCTACCTGGGAGACATCAGCAGCAGGAACATG atcaGGACACACGAGTGGATGCATGTTCATAACAAGAGGCTAAAGTTTAACATCCTTCTCACAACGTACGAGATTCTCCTCAAAGACAAG TCGTTTCTGGGCGCCGTCAGCTGGGCCTTCATCGGCGTGGACGAGGCGCATCGACTGAAGAACGACGACTCCCTCCTGTACAAGACCATGATGGAGTTCAAGTCCAATCACAGGCTTCTGATCACGGGAACGCCGCTGCAGAACTCCCTGAAGGAGCTGTGGTCCCTGCTGCACTTCATCATGCCAGAGAA GTTTCACTCCTGGGAGCTGTTTGAGGAGGCGCACGGTAAAGGCAGGGACTCGGGCTACGCCAGTCTGCACAAAGAGCTGGAACCTTTTCTACTGCGGAGAGTCAAGAAGGACGTGGAGAAATCTCTCCCTGCCAAAGTGGAGCAGATCCTCCGAGTGGAGATGAGCGCCATCCAGAAACAGTATTACAA GTGGATCCTGACCAGGAACTACAAGGCTCTGAGTAAAGGTACTAAAGGCAGCACGTCGGGCTTCCTGAACGTCATGATGGAGCTAAAGAAGTGTTGCAACCACTGCTACCTTATCAAGACCCCTGACGAAATCGAGTTCCTCAACAGAGCGGAAGCCTTACAG CAACTGATCCGCAGCAGTGGGAAGCTGGTGCTGCTGGACAAGCTGCTGGTGCGTCTGAAGGACAGAGGCCACCGGGTCCTGATCTTCTCCCAGATGGTTCGGATGCTGGATATCCTGGCTGAATACCTGAAGAGCCGACAGTTCCTCTTTCAG AGATTAGACGGCTCCATCAAAGGGGAGATGAGGAAGCAGGCGTTGGATCACTTCAACGCCGAGGGCTCGGAG gatTTCTGCTTCTTGTTGTCAACGCGTGCCGGGGGTCTGGGTATCAATCTGGCATCCGCAGACACAGTCGTCATCTTTGACTCCGACTGGAACCCCCAGAACGACCTGCAGGCTCAGGCCCGAGCACACAGGATCGGGCAGAAGAGACAG GTGAATATCTACCGTCTGGTGACGAAAAGCTCGGTAGAGGAGGAGATCATCGAGAGGGCGAAGAAGAAAATGGTGCTGGATCACCTGGTGATTCAGAGGATGGACACGACGGGGAAAACCGTCCTCCATACGGGATCTGCTCCCTCCAG TTCTGCCCCGTTCAACAAGGAGGAGCTGTCCTCCATCCTGAAGTTCGGGGCTGAGGAGCTGTTCAAAGAGCCAGAGGGCGAGGAGCAGGAGCCTcag GAAATGGACATCGATGAGATCCTGAAAAGAGCCGAGACCCGGGAGAACGACCCCGGCCCCTCCACAGTGGGGGAGGAACTGCTGTCTCAGTTCAAG GTGGCCAACTTCTCCATGATGGACGAAGAGGATCTGGACATGGACTCGGAGCGCAGTCAGAGGAGCTGGGACGATATCATTCCCGAGGAGCAGAGGAGgcggatggaggaggaggagaggcagaaggagctggaggagatctACCTGCTGCCCCGAATGAGGAATTGTGCCAAACAG ACAAGCTTTAACGCCAGCTCGGGTCGGCAGAGCAGGAACAGGCGGTACTCGGGCTCCGACAGCGACTCCCCCTCGGACCGGAAGAGGCCAAAGAAGCGGGGGCGGCCTCGGACTATACCAAGAGAGAACATCAAGGGCTTCAGTGACGCTGAGATCCGGAG GTTTGTCAAGAGCTACAAAAAATTTGGAGGACCGCTGGAAAGGTTGGATGCTATCGCTCGTGATGCAGAGCTCGTGGATAAGTCCGAGCACGACCTGAAGCGCCTGGCGGAGACGGTGCACAACGGCTGTGTGAGAACACTACGAGAAAACCCCTGCGGACCGGAGAAGAGCTCAG GCAGGAGAGGGAAGGTAAAGGGCCCGACCTTCAGGATCTCTGGGGTCCAGGTGAATGCAAAGCTGGTCATCTCCCATGAGGAAGAGCTGGCTCCGCTCCACAAGGCCATTCCTGCTGacccagaggagaggaagaa gtataTGATTCCATGCCACTCGAAGGCAGCACACTTTGATATCGAGTGGGGGAAGGAGGACGACTCCAGCCTCCTGATAGGAATATATGAGTACGGTTACGGCAGCTGGGAGATGATAAAGATGGACCCGGACCTCAACCTCACACACAAG CTCCTACCTGACGACCCTGACAAGAAGCCACAAGCAAAACAGTTGCAGACCAGAGCTGACTACCTCATCAAGTTGCTAAGCAAGGACCTGGCCAAGAAGGAAGCACAGAAGCAGGCAGGGACG GCCAACTCACGGAAGAGGAAACCGAGAAGTAAGAAGAGCAAAACCCAGAAGCCAATTAAGACCGAAGAGGTGCCGAAGAGCACGTCCTCGGACCCCCCGTCGGACAAGAGGTCGGACGACGAGGACGAGATCGAGGAGGAAAAG GAAGTGACACCGGTGAAGACGCCAAGCCGACGGGCCCGAGCAGACCGGACggtgctgaaggaggaggaggacgacgaggaggaagaggaggaggaggaggaggaggatgaagatgaggagcCCGAGCAGGAAGAGGTGTCTTCGTCGGGGGAGACGGAGATTAAAGAAAAGGAGatcaaaaaagaaagcaaaaaggagaagaaggaggacaGCTGGGACACACAAGCAAAGGAGCcaaaggagaagaaggagcCAAAGCCTCTGGAGGCGGTGTATAAAGAGGAGAGCCTGGAGAAG AACGAAGTGAAGACTAAGAAAGCCGGGGACGTGCCGGTCGACATAACAGTGAGTGGAGAAACTGGGCCGGTGTCTGAGGAGTCCGAGGAGCTGGACCAGAGGACCTTCAGTGTG tgtaaGGAGAGGATGCGGCCGGTGAAAGCAGCGCTGAAGCAGCTGGACCGACCGGAGAAAGGGCTGTCGGAGCGCGAGCAGCTGGAACACACGAGACAGTGCCTCATCAAGATCGGTGACCACATCACCGAGTGTCTGAAGGAGTACTCGAACCCTGAGCAGATCAAGCAGTGGAGAaa AAACCTGTGGATATTTGTTTCTAAATTCACGGAGTTTGACGCCAGGAAACTACATAAACTGTATAAGCATGCAATCAAGAAGAGACAGGAGAATGCCCAG GCAATGGAGCAGAACACtagaaatgcaaacacacacggCTACAAAAACACAG ATATCGAACGGCTGAAGGACAACTCTCACCAGGACGACAGCAGCAGGGACAGCTACAGCTCGGACAGATACCCGCCGTCGGGGCGACACCAcgagagcagcagcaaggaccGACACAGCTCCGAGCCGCACAGGAAGTCGTCGGGAGGGGAGTCCAGGAAAAGACCGTATACCTCCTTCAGCAACGGCAAAgaccacagagacagagaccacTACAGACCGGACAGCAGGGACAGAGACCGAGACCGAGACAGGGACCGAGACCGACAGGACAG ATACTACAACGACAGCAAGCACAGGAAGCTGGACGAGTTCCGCTCCAGAGACCACCGGCTGGACATGAAGGACCACTCCCACTCGGACCACCGCTCCTCCTACCGCTACCACTCGGACTGGCAGGCGGAGCAGCGGGCCTCGGCCAGCGGGCCCCGCTCCCCCCGGGACCAGCGCTCGCCCTACGACTCCCGCTCGCCCATGGGACACCGCTCGCCCTTCGACTACTCGTCGGACCACAAGAGCACACCGGAGCAGATCTGGAGCAGCCGCAAGACATAA
- the chd1 gene encoding chromodomain-helicase-DNA-binding protein 1 isoform X4, with protein MAGRSEEESVSNSGGESSNSDDESGSGSGSASGSASGSSSSSSSSSSQSGSSDSGSGSDSGSGSDSDTEKAKEKIEPPNKSNIDGAEFWKSNPSILAVQRSAMLRKQQLQQQQQQQQQQQQQQRQSSSNSGSDEDSSSSDGSDSSSGSKRRRNSGSSGSGSGSGSGSGSGSDSSAEEKSEETASDYEPSHKIKSRKPPTKMNYRNGKKSSNQKKKKSQNHSSSDDEDDEYKKAASAGPRRQATVNVSYKEDDDLKTDSDDLVEVLGEDVPQPEEDEFETLERVMECRIGRKRATGSVTTVYAIEADGDPNANYNPNKEPGDVQYLIKWKNWAHIHNTWETEETLKLQNVKGMKKLDNFKKKDAEKKRWLKAASPEDIEYFNCQEELMDDLHSQYQIVERIIGHSNQKSAAGYPDYLCKWQGLPYSECSWEDGALIGKKFQKCIDNYMSRNQSKNIPFRDCKVLKQRPRFVPMKKQPTYIGGEGLELRDYQLDSLNWMAHSWCKGHSCILADEMGLGKTIQTISFLNYLFNEHQLYGPFLLVVPLSTLTSWQREIQLWAPHLNFVVYLGDISSRNMIRTHEWMHVHNKRLKFNILLTTYEILLKDKSFLGAVSWAFIGVDEAHRLKNDDSLLYKTMMEFKSNHRLLITGTPLQNSLKELWSLLHFIMPEKFHSWELFEEAHGKGRDSGYASLHKELEPFLLRRVKKDVEKSLPAKVEQILRVEMSAIQKQYYKWILTRNYKALSKGTKGSTSGFLNVMMELKKCCNHCYLIKTPDEIEFLNRAEALQQLIRSSGKLVLLDKLLVRLKDRGHRVLIFSQMVRMLDILAEYLKSRQFLFQRLDGSIKGEMRKQALDHFNAEGSEDFCFLLSTRAGGLGINLASADTVVIFDSDWNPQNDLQAQARAHRIGQKRQVNIYRLVTKSSVEEEIIERAKKKMVLDHLVIQRMDTTGKTVLHTGSAPSSSAPFNKEELSSILKFGAEELFKEPEGEEQEPQEMDIDEILKRAETRENDPGPSTVGEELLSQFKVANFSMMDEEDLDMDSERSQRSWDDIIPEEQRRRMEEEERQKELEEIYLLPRMRNCAKQTSFNASSGRQSRNRRYSGSDSDSPSDRKRPKKRGRPRTIPRENIKGFSDAEIRRFVKSYKKFGGPLERLDAIARDAELVDKSEHDLKRLAETVHNGCVRTLRENPCGPEKSSGGRRGKVKGPTFRISGVQVNAKLVISHEEELAPLHKAIPADPEERKKYMIPCHSKAAHFDIEWGKEDDSSLLIGIYEYGYGSWEMIKMDPDLNLTHKLLPDDPDKKPQAKQLQTRADYLIKLLSKDLAKKEAQKQAGTANSRKRKPRSKKSKTQKPIKTEEVPKSTSSDPPSDKRSDDEDEIEEEKEVTPVKTPSRRARADRTVLKEEEDDEEEEEEEEEEDEDEEPEQEEVSSSGETEIKEKEIKKESKKEKKEDSWDTQAKEPKEKKEPKPLEAVYKEESLEKNEVKTKKAGDVPVDITVSGETGPVSEESEELDQRTFSVCKERMRPVKAALKQLDRPEKGLSEREQLEHTRQCLIKIGDHITECLKEYSNPEQIKQWRKNLWIFVSKFTEFDARKLHKLYKHAIKKRQENAQAMEQNTRNANTHGYKNTDIERLKDNSHQDDSSRDSYSSDRYPPSGRHHESSSKDRHSSEPHRKSSGGESRKRPYTSFSNGKDHRDRDHYRPDSRDRDRDRDRDRDRQDRYYNDSKHRKLDEFRSRDHRLDMKDHSHSDHRSSYRYHSDWQAEQRASASGPRSPRDQRSPYDSRSPMGHRSPFDYSSDHKSTPEQIWSSRKT; from the exons ATGGCTGGACGCAGTGAGGAGGAAAGTGTAAGCAACAGTGGTGGAGAATCAAG TAATTCTGATGATGAATCCGGTTCTGGATCGGGCTCAGCGTCAGGGTCCGCCTCAGGGTCCAgttccagctcctccagcagcagcagccaatcagggaGCAGTGACTCAGGAAGTGGCTCAGACTCTGGCAGCGGGTCAGATTCTGACACAGAGAAAGCCAAGGAAAAGATCGAACCGCCAAATAAGTCAAACATCGACGGAGCTGAG TTCTGGAAATCCAACCCAAGTATCCTAGCAGTGCAAAGATCTGCTATGCTCAGGAAACAGCAGCttcagcaacagcaacaacagcagcagcagcagcagcaacagcagagaCAAAGCTCCTCAAACAGTGGATCTGATGAG GACTCGTCAAGTAGCGATGGATCCGACTCATCGAGTGGATCCAAAAGGAGAAGAAATTCAGGCTCCTCTGGGTCCGGATCAGGCTCTGGATCTGGGAGTGGTTCAGGATCAGACTCATCCGCCGAGGAGAAGAGTGAAGAGACGGCATCAGACTATGAGCCGAGTCACAAAATCAAAAGCAGAAAGCCCCCGACAAA GATGAATTATCGGAACGGGAAGAAGAGCAGtaaccagaagaagaagaagtcccAGAATCATTCTTCTTCTGACGACGAGGACGACGAGTACAAGAAGGCGGCGTCGGCGGGGCCACGGCGGCAGGCCACGGTCAACGTCAGCTACAAGGAGGACGACGACCTGAAGACGGATTCCGACGACCTGGTGGAGGTTCTCGGTGAAGATGTCCCGCAGCCTGAGGAGGACGAGTTTGAGACGCTGGAGAGAGTAATGGAATGCAGGATAGGGAGGAAAAGAG CAACGGGAAGTGTCACCACTGTGTACGCCATAGAAGCAGACGGGGACCCCAACGCCAACTACAATCCCAACAAAGAGCCCGGTGACGTCCAGTATCTGATAAAGTGGAAGAACTGGGCGCACATCCACAACACCTGGGAGACGGAGGAGACGCTCAAGTTACAGAACGTCAAGGGCATGAAGAAACTGGACAACTTCAAGAAGAAGGACGCGGAGAAGAAGAGATG GTTAAAGGCGGCGTCACCGGAGGATATCGAGTATTTCAACTGTCAGGAAGAGTTAATGGACGACTTGCACTCTCAGTACCAGATTGTGGAGCGAATCATAG GACATTCAAACCAGAAGTCAGCAGCGGGTTACCCAGACTACCTGTGCAAGTGGCAGGGTCTTCCATATTCGGAGTGCAGCTGGGAGGACGGCGCTCTGATCGGCAAGAAGTTCCAGAAGTGCATCGACAACTACATGAGCAGAAACCAGTCCAAGAACATTCCTTTCAGAGACTGCAAG GTGCTCAAACAGAGACCCAGGTTTGTGCCGATGAAGAAGCAGCCAACGTACATAGGGGGTGAAGGACTGGAGCTCCGAGACTACCAGCTGGACAGTTTGAACTGGATGGCCCACTCGTGGTGCAA AGGCCACAGTTGCATTCTTGCGGATGAGATGGGTTTAGGGAAGACCATCCAGACAATCTCCTTCCTCAATTACCTGTTCAACGAGCACCAGCTGTACGGACCCTTCCTGTTGGTTGTGCCTCTCTCCACGCTCACCTCCTGGCAGAGAGAGATCCAGCTTTGGGCCCCTCATTTGAACTTTGTCGTCTACCTGGGAGACATCAGCAGCAGGAACATG atcaGGACACACGAGTGGATGCATGTTCATAACAAGAGGCTAAAGTTTAACATCCTTCTCACAACGTACGAGATTCTCCTCAAAGACAAG TCGTTTCTGGGCGCCGTCAGCTGGGCCTTCATCGGCGTGGACGAGGCGCATCGACTGAAGAACGACGACTCCCTCCTGTACAAGACCATGATGGAGTTCAAGTCCAATCACAGGCTTCTGATCACGGGAACGCCGCTGCAGAACTCCCTGAAGGAGCTGTGGTCCCTGCTGCACTTCATCATGCCAGAGAA GTTTCACTCCTGGGAGCTGTTTGAGGAGGCGCACGGTAAAGGCAGGGACTCGGGCTACGCCAGTCTGCACAAAGAGCTGGAACCTTTTCTACTGCGGAGAGTCAAGAAGGACGTGGAGAAATCTCTCCCTGCCAAAGTGGAGCAGATCCTCCGAGTGGAGATGAGCGCCATCCAGAAACAGTATTACAA GTGGATCCTGACCAGGAACTACAAGGCTCTGAGTAAAGGTACTAAAGGCAGCACGTCGGGCTTCCTGAACGTCATGATGGAGCTAAAGAAGTGTTGCAACCACTGCTACCTTATCAAGACCCCTGACGAAATCGAGTTCCTCAACAGAGCGGAAGCCTTACAG CAACTGATCCGCAGCAGTGGGAAGCTGGTGCTGCTGGACAAGCTGCTGGTGCGTCTGAAGGACAGAGGCCACCGGGTCCTGATCTTCTCCCAGATGGTTCGGATGCTGGATATCCTGGCTGAATACCTGAAGAGCCGACAGTTCCTCTTTCAG AGATTAGACGGCTCCATCAAAGGGGAGATGAGGAAGCAGGCGTTGGATCACTTCAACGCCGAGGGCTCGGAG gatTTCTGCTTCTTGTTGTCAACGCGTGCCGGGGGTCTGGGTATCAATCTGGCATCCGCAGACACAGTCGTCATCTTTGACTCCGACTGGAACCCCCAGAACGACCTGCAGGCTCAGGCCCGAGCACACAGGATCGGGCAGAAGAGACAG GTGAATATCTACCGTCTGGTGACGAAAAGCTCGGTAGAGGAGGAGATCATCGAGAGGGCGAAGAAGAAAATGGTGCTGGATCACCTGGTGATTCAGAGGATGGACACGACGGGGAAAACCGTCCTCCATACGGGATCTGCTCCCTCCAG TTCTGCCCCGTTCAACAAGGAGGAGCTGTCCTCCATCCTGAAGTTCGGGGCTGAGGAGCTGTTCAAAGAGCCAGAGGGCGAGGAGCAGGAGCCTcag GAAATGGACATCGATGAGATCCTGAAAAGAGCCGAGACCCGGGAGAACGACCCCGGCCCCTCCACAGTGGGGGAGGAACTGCTGTCTCAGTTCAAG GTGGCCAACTTCTCCATGATGGACGAAGAGGATCTGGACATGGACTCGGAGCGCAGTCAGAGGAGCTGGGACGATATCATTCCCGAGGAGCAGAGGAGgcggatggaggaggaggagaggcagaaggagctggaggagatctACCTGCTGCCCCGAATGAGGAATTGTGCCAAACAG ACAAGCTTTAACGCCAGCTCGGGTCGGCAGAGCAGGAACAGGCGGTACTCGGGCTCCGACAGCGACTCCCCCTCGGACCGGAAGAGGCCAAAGAAGCGGGGGCGGCCTCGGACTATACCAAGAGAGAACATCAAGGGCTTCAGTGACGCTGAGATCCGGAG GTTTGTCAAGAGCTACAAAAAATTTGGAGGACCGCTGGAAAGGTTGGATGCTATCGCTCGTGATGCAGAGCTCGTGGATAAGTCCGAGCACGACCTGAAGCGCCTGGCGGAGACGGTGCACAACGGCTGTGTGAGAACACTACGAGAAAACCCCTGCGGACCGGAGAAGAGCTCAG GAGGCAGGAGAGGGAAGGTAAAGGGCCCGACCTTCAGGATCTCTGGGGTCCAGGTGAATGCAAAGCTGGTCATCTCCCATGAGGAAGAGCTGGCTCCGCTCCACAAGGCCATTCCTGCTGacccagaggagaggaagaa gtataTGATTCCATGCCACTCGAAGGCAGCACACTTTGATATCGAGTGGGGGAAGGAGGACGACTCCAGCCTCCTGATAGGAATATATGAGTACGGTTACGGCAGCTGGGAGATGATAAAGATGGACCCGGACCTCAACCTCACACACAAG CTCCTACCTGACGACCCTGACAAGAAGCCACAAGCAAAACAGTTGCAGACCAGAGCTGACTACCTCATCAAGTTGCTAAGCAAGGACCTGGCCAAGAAGGAAGCACAGAAGCAGGCAGGGACG GCCAACTCACGGAAGAGGAAACCGAGAAGTAAGAAGAGCAAAACCCAGAAGCCAATTAAGACCGAAGAGGTGCCGAAGAGCACGTCCTCGGACCCCCCGTCGGACAAGAGGTCGGACGACGAGGACGAGATCGAGGAGGAAAAG GAAGTGACACCGGTGAAGACGCCAAGCCGACGGGCCCGAGCAGACCGGACggtgctgaaggaggaggaggacgacgaggaggaagaggaggaggaggaggaggaggatgaagatgaggagcCCGAGCAGGAAGAGGTGTCTTCGTCGGGGGAGACGGAGATTAAAGAAAAGGAGatcaaaaaagaaagcaaaaaggagaagaaggaggacaGCTGGGACACACAAGCAAAGGAGCcaaaggagaagaaggagcCAAAGCCTCTGGAGGCGGTGTATAAAGAGGAGAGCCTGGAGAAG AACGAAGTGAAGACTAAGAAAGCCGGGGACGTGCCGGTCGACATAACAGTGAGTGGAGAAACTGGGCCGGTGTCTGAGGAGTCCGAGGAGCTGGACCAGAGGACCTTCAGTGTG tgtaaGGAGAGGATGCGGCCGGTGAAAGCAGCGCTGAAGCAGCTGGACCGACCGGAGAAAGGGCTGTCGGAGCGCGAGCAGCTGGAACACACGAGACAGTGCCTCATCAAGATCGGTGACCACATCACCGAGTGTCTGAAGGAGTACTCGAACCCTGAGCAGATCAAGCAGTGGAGAaa AAACCTGTGGATATTTGTTTCTAAATTCACGGAGTTTGACGCCAGGAAACTACATAAACTGTATAAGCATGCAATCAAGAAGAGACAGGAGAATGCCCAG GCAATGGAGCAGAACACtagaaatgcaaacacacacggCTACAAAAACACAG ATATCGAACGGCTGAAGGACAACTCTCACCAGGACGACAGCAGCAGGGACAGCTACAGCTCGGACAGATACCCGCCGTCGGGGCGACACCAcgagagcagcagcaaggaccGACACAGCTCCGAGCCGCACAGGAAGTCGTCGGGAGGGGAGTCCAGGAAAAGACCGTATACCTCCTTCAGCAACGGCAAAgaccacagagacagagaccacTACAGACCGGACAGCAGGGACAGAGACCGAGACCGAGACAGGGACCGAGACCGACAGGACAG ATACTACAACGACAGCAAGCACAGGAAGCTGGACGAGTTCCGCTCCAGAGACCACCGGCTGGACATGAAGGACCACTCCCACTCGGACCACCGCTCCTCCTACCGCTACCACTCGGACTGGCAGGCGGAGCAGCGGGCCTCGGCCAGCGGGCCCCGCTCCCCCCGGGACCAGCGCTCGCCCTACGACTCCCGCTCGCCCATGGGACACCGCTCGCCCTTCGACTACTCGTCGGACCACAAGAGCACACCGGAGCAGATCTGGAGCAGCCGCAAGACATAA